The DNA region GCGGCATGAATGTCGATTATCAGACGATGGATTGGGGCACGGTGGTGGCGCGGCGCGCCAAGAAGGAAGCGGCCGAACAGGGCGGCTGGAACATCTTCTTCACCGGCTGGAACGGCATCGACATGTTCAACCCGATCGGCCATTTGTCGCTGCGCGGCAACGGGCTCGATGCCTGGTTCGGCTGGCCGACGGCGCCGAAGATCGAGGAACTGCGCACCGCCTGGATCGAGGCGCCGGACCTCGAGACGCAAAAGAAGCTCGCCCGCGAGATCCAGAAGCAGGTCCTGACCGACGTGCCCTATATTCCGCTCGGCCAGTATTACCTGCCGGTGGCGTTCAAGACCTATGTGGAGGGCACGCTGACCGGCTTCCCGGTGTTCTGGAACGTCAGGAAGGTCTAGCGCTTTTCCTTCTCCCGCCTCTTGGGGCGGGAGAAGGTGCCCGAACGTAGTGAGGGCGGATGAGGGACGCCGGTGAAGCGCCAGAGCTTGACGCAAAGACCTTGCGCCCCTCATCCGCCTCGACTTCGTCTCGGCACCTTCTCCCGTCTGAAGTGACGGGAGAAGGAAGAGAGCAAGGAGTTCCGATGCGTCTGCTGATTGCCCAATTCTCGCATGAGACCAACACCTTCTCGCCGGTGCCGACCTCGATGGCGCGCTTCTGCCGCGAGGGCGAGACGCCGCTTAAGGGCGAAGAGGCGATCGCTTATTATCGCGGCACCGGCACCTGCATGGGCGGCTTCCTCGAGGTGGCGGAGAGCGTCGGCGCCGAGATCGTGGTGCCGATCGCCGCCAATGCGCCCCCGAGCGGGCCGGTCGACCGCGCCACTTACGAGGCCTGCGCCAAGGCGATCACCGACGCCGTCGCCAAAGGCGGCTTCGACGGGCTGATGCTCGACCTGCACGGCGCCATGGTGGCCGAGCATGTGGAGGATGGCGAGGGCGAGCTGTTGCGCCGCATCCGCGCCATCGACAAGACGGTGCCGATCGCGGTCGCGCTCGACATGCATGCCAATATCTACGCGGATCTGGTCAGCCTCTCGACCGTGATCAGCGGCTATCACCTTTATCCCCATACCGACATGGCCGAGACGGCGCGCCGGGCCGGATCGCTGCTGCTGCGCACCATAAGCGGCGAGATCCGCCCGGTCATGGCTTTCGCCAATGTGCCGATGCTCCCCCATGTGATGGCCGAAGGCACGCATCAATCGCCCAACAAGGATCTGCAGGAGATGGCGGCCGGCTTCGAGGACAGCGGAGCCGCGCTGTCGGCGAGCCTGTTCGTCGGCTTCTCCCATGCCGATATCCGCGAAGCCGGGTTGAGCGCCGTCGTCGTCACCGACGGCGATCCGGCGGGCGCCCAGCGTCTCCTGGACGAGCTCCTGCGCAAGGCGTGGTCGGAACGTCAGGCTTTCGTGTTCGCGGTCGAGCCGCTGCAGGCCTCGGTGGGGCGCGCCAAGACGCTGCCGGCCGCGGCCGAGCCGATCTTCCTCCTCGACCATTACGACAATTGCGCCTCGGGCGGCACGATGGACACGACCGCCGTGCTCGCCGAGATCCTGCGCCAGGAGCTCGAGGACGTCGCCTTCTTCGGCATCTACGATCCGCAATCGGTGCGCGAGGCGATCGCCGCGGGAGTCGGAGCGCGGATCAGGCTCGAGATCGGCGGCAAGCTCGACATGCCGGCGCTCGGCCGCCCGAACCCGCCCCTTTCAGTCGAGGGGGTCGTCAAGACCATATCGATCGGCTCCTTCAAGAGCCTCAGCGCTTCCAATTTCGGCGTGCGCGTGGTGTTGGGGCCGAGCGTGGTGCTCGATACCGGCAAGGTCGAGATCGTGCTCCTCTCCAAGCATGTCGAGCCGACCTCGATCGACATGCTGGGCGTGCTCGGCATCGACCCGCGGCGCAAACGCTTCGTCGCCATCAAGAGCCGGGTGCATTGGCGGGCCGATCTCGGCACGCTCGCCGGTGCGATCGTCGAATGTGCCGGGCTCGGCGTCTGCACCTCGAATTATGACGAGATCAGCTTCAGGAATCTGCGCCGGCCGATCTACCCGCTCGATCCGGACACGCTCTGGCCGCGCAATGCGTAAGCGCGACCGAGCGTTGGCATGGAGCTTGCGAACGTTCTGGCACCACAGGGGCGGTCAAGACCATGCCGAAGCGGCTTGCTAATTGTCGAGATTGAGGATGCTATGGCCGCAGCCACCAGCTCGGGCTGCCTGAAAGTGAAGAGGTGAACCGATGGACCGCAGAACGCTCCTCAAAGGTCTTGCTGGCGCAGGCGCGCTCGCGACTGTCCCGCGCCTCGCGGCTCCCGCCCTCGCCCAAGGCGCGAATGCGCGGACGCTGCGTTTCGTGCCGCAGGCCAATCTCGCGAATTTCGACCCCATCTGGGGCACCCAATATGTGGTGCGCAATGCGGCGGTCTACGTCTGGGACACGCTTTACGGCGTCGACGACAAGCTGGTGCCGCAACGCCAGATGGTCGAGTCCGAAAACCTGTCCGAGGATGGCCTGACCTGGACCTTCAAGCTGCGCTCAGGGCTCAAATTCCATGACGGCGAGCCGGTTCGCGCCAAGGATGTGGTGGCGAGCCTGACCAGATGGTCGGCACGCGACCCGATGGGCCTGATGCTGAAGGCGATCCAGAACGAATTGACCGCCGTCGACGACAAGACCTTCACCTGGGTGCTGAAGAAGCCCTATCCGAAGATGCTCTTCGCGCTCGCCAAGAACAATGCGCCCTGCGGCTTCATCATGCCCGAGCGGATCGCCATGACCGATCCGTACAAGCAGATCACCGAATATGTCGGTTCGGGCCCGATGCGCTTCGCCAAGGACGAATGGGTGCCGGGCGCCAAGGCGGTGTTCACGAAATTCGCCGATTATGTGCCACGCGACGAGCCCGGCTCCTGGCTCGCGGGCGGCAAGAGGATGTTGCTCGACCGTATCGAATGGATCATCATGCCCGATGCGGCGACGGCCTCGGCGGCGCTGCAGAATGGCGAGGTCGATTGGTGGGAGGCGCCGATCCCCGATCTCGTGCCGCTTTTGAAGAAGAACAAGAACGTCAACGTCGATATCGCCGATCCGCTCGGCAATATCGGCTCGTTCCGCATGAACACACTCTATCCGCCCTTCAATAGCGTGAAGGTGAGGCGGGCGATCCTCATGGCGATGAACCAGGAGGATTATATGCGCGCCATCGTCGGTTCCGACGACAATCTGTGGAAACCCATCCCCGGATATTTCACGCCCGGCACGCCGCTCTACAACGAGGAGGGCGGCGAGATCCTCAAGGGAAAGCGCGACATCGAGGGCGCCAAGCGCCTTTTGGCCGAGGGCGGCTATAAGGGCGAGCCGGTGACCTGCATCGTGGCGCAGGACCAGCCGATCACCAAGGCTCAAGGCGACGTCACGGCCGACCTCTTGAAGCAGCTCGGGATGAATGTCGATTTCGTGGCGACCGATTGGGGCACGACCGGCACCCGCCGGGCCCAGAAGACGCCCCCCGGCCAAGGCGGCTGGTCGATGTTCCACACCTGGCACGCGGGCGCAGATTGCATCAATCCGGCCCCCTACACGGCCATTCGCGCCAAAGGCGACGATGCCTGGTTCGGCTGGCCCAACAGCCCGGAAGTCGAGGCCGACATTACGGCCTGGTTCGACGCCAAGACGCTCGACGCCGAGAAAGCGGCGATGCGCAAGCTGAACAAGGACGCGCTCGACTATGCGGTCTATGCACCAACCGGCTTCTTCCTCTCCTACCAGGCTTGGCGCAAGAACATCGAGGGGGTAGTCAAGGGCCCGTTGCCCTTCGCCTGGGGAGTGAGCAAGACAGCCTGAGCGTGACAGCCCGGGCAAGAACTGCCTGAGCAAGAACGGACTGAGGAGACACATGGGAGGTTATGTCGGCAGACGGATCCTATCGACCATCCCGGTCATGGCCGTGGTGGCGCTGTTCGTGTTCAGCCTGCTCTATATCGCGCCGGGCGATCCGGCCGCCATCATCGCCGGCGACCAGGCGACGCCGGCCGATATCGAGCGCATCCGCGCCGGGCTCGGCCTCGACCGGCCCTTCCTCATCCAGTTCGGCGATTGGCTCTGGCGCATCCTGCATGGCGATCTCGGCACCTCGATCTTCACCAATCTGCCGGTCACCGCCCTGATCGCGCAACGCATCGAGCCGACCGTGTCGCTGATGCTCGTGACCATGGTGCTGGCGATCGGCATCGCGGTGCCGATGGGCGTCCTCTCGGCCTGGAAAGCGGGCAGCTGGATCGACCGCCTGATCATGGTCTTGGCCGTGTTCGGCTTCTCGGTTCCGGTCTTCGTGATCGCTTATCTTCTGGCCTATGTCTTCGCGCTCCAGCTCGATTGGCTGCCGGTGCAGGGCTACACTCCGATCGCGCAGGGCTTCTGGCCCTGGCTGCGGAACCTGATCCTGCCCTCGGTCGCGCTCGGCGCGGTCTATATCGCGCTGATCGCCAGGATGACGCGCGCCACCATGCTCGAAGTGCTGCAGCAGGATTACATCAAGACGGCGCGCGCCAAGGGCATCAGCCAGAACGGCATCCTGTTTGTGCACGCCCTGAAGAACGCCGCGGTGCCGATCGTCACGGTGATCGGGCTCGGCATCGCGGTGCTGATCGGCGGCGCCGTGGTCACCGAGAGCGTCTTCGTCATCCCGGGCCTCGGCCGGCTCACGGTCGATTCGATCCTGCGCCGCGACTACCCGGTGATCCAGGGCGTCGTCCTGCTCTTCTCGTTTGCCTATGTGATCGTCAATCTGGGCATCGACCTCCTCTACACACTTCTCGATCCAAGGATCCGCTATTGAGCGCCATATCGGACATTTCGGCCGTCAACCTGCCGCCGGAGGCCGCGGCCGCCGCGCCTGAGCTCGGGGATCTGTTCCCGCCCGTGAAGCGGCGCGGCGCCGTATGGGGCTTCTGCGTGCGCCACCCGACCATCGCGATCGGCGGCGGGCTGTTGGTTTTCATGCTGCTGATCGCCATCTTGGCGCCCTATCTCGGCACGGTCGACCCGACGGCGCTCGCGCCCTCGAAGCGCACGCGCGAGCCTTCGGCTGTCTACTGGTTCGGCTCGGACATGCTGGGGCGCGACATCTATTCGCGCGTGCTGTTCGGCACCAGGGTCTCGCTCATCGTCGGCTTCTCGGTCGCGATCCTCGCCTCGGTCATCGGCCTGGCGATCGGCCTGGTCTCGGGCTACGTGCGCTGGGCCGACAGCATCATCATGCGTGTCATGGACGGGCTGATGTCGATCCCGCCCATCCTCCTCGCCATCGCCCTCATGGCGTTGACGCGCGGCAGCGTCGGCAACGTCATCACGGCGATCACCATCGCACAGATCCCGAGCGTCTCGCGGCTGGTGCGCGGCGTCGTCCTGTCCTTGCGCGAGCAGCCCTTTATCGATGGCGCGGTTGCGGCCGGCACGCGCGTGCCGATGATCATCATCAAGCATATCCTGCCGAACACGCTCGCCCCGCTCAGCGTGCAGGCGACCTATATCTGCGCCAGCGCCATGATCACCGAGGCGATCCTGTCCTTCCTCGGCGTCGGCACGCCGCCCATCATCCCCTCCTGGGGAAACATCATGGCCGAGGGCAGGGCGCTCTGGCAGGTCAAGTTCTACATCGTGCTGTTCCCGGCGATCTTCCTGTCGCTGACGGTGCTCGCCATCAATATCCTGGGCGACGGGCTGCGCGATGCACTCGATCCGCGCATGGCCAAGAAGATCTAAAGAGTAAAACACAGCATGGCGCTTCTCGAGGTCGAGAATCTGCAAACGCATTTCCGCACGCTGGACGGGGTCAACCGGGCGGTGGACGGGGTGTCCTTCCATGTCGATGACGGTGAGACGCTCGCGATCGTCGGCGAATCCGGCTGCGGCAAATCGGTGACCGCGAATTCGATCCTGCGCCTCGTGCCCGAGCCTCCCGGCAAGATCGCCGGATCGATCAGGTTCCAGGGCCGGGACCTGCTCAAATTGCCGGAGCACGCCATGCGGGCCGTGCGCGGCAATGACATCGGCATGATCTTCCAGGAACCGATGACGAGCCTCAACCCGGTGCTCACCATCGCACGCCAGCTGGGCGAGACGCTGCGCCTGCATGAGGGGCTCGACCACAAGGCGGCCGAAGCGCGCGCCATCGAGATGCTCGAGCTCGTGGGCATTCCCGAGCCGCGCCGGCGCATCGGCAATTATCCCCATCAGCTCTCCGGCGGCATGCGCCAGCGCGTGATGATCGCCATGGCGCTCGCCTGCAATCCGAAGCTATTGATCGCTGATGAACCCACCACCGCGCTCGACGTGACCATCCAGGCCCAGATCCTCGATCTCATGACCGATCTGAAGCGCCGCACCGGGGCGGCGATCGTGCTCATCACCCATGATCTCGGCGTCGTCGCCGAAGTCGCCCAGCGCGTCATGGTCATGTATGCCGGGCGCAAGGTCGAGGAGGCGCCCGTGGTCGAGTTGTTCCGCTCGCCGCGCCACCCCTACACGCGAGGCCTGATCGGAGCCGTGCCGAAGCTCGGCTCGTCGCTCGCCGGCGAGGAGACGCGGCTCGCCGAGATCCCGGGGCTGGTGCCGAGCCTCAAGCAGAAGATCCAGGGCTGCGTCTTCGCCGGCCGCTGCCCGCTGGTCACCGAGCTCTGCCGCAAGGTGGCGCCTGCCCTCGAGGCGAAGGCTCAGAACCATATCGCGGCCTGCCACCACGCGCCGATCGATGCGGTGGCCGCATGAGCGAGCCCCTTCTCGTCGTCAACGACCTCAAGAAGCACTTCGCCGTGCGCGGCTCGAAGCGCGGCGGCAAGGCCGGCTTCATCCGCGCCGTGGACGGCGTCTCCTTCCATATCGATCGCGGCGAGACCTTGTCGCTCGTCGGCGAATCGGGATGCGGCAAGTCGACGGTCGGCCGCGCCGTGCTGCGCCTCAACGACATCACGGCCGGCCAGGTGATCC from Rhizobiales bacterium GAS188 includes:
- a CDS encoding Microcystin degradation protein MlrC, contains DUF1485 domain; this translates as MRLLIAQFSHETNTFSPVPTSMARFCREGETPLKGEEAIAYYRGTGTCMGGFLEVAESVGAEIVVPIAANAPPSGPVDRATYEACAKAITDAVAKGGFDGLMLDLHGAMVAEHVEDGEGELLRRIRAIDKTVPIAVALDMHANIYADLVSLSTVISGYHLYPHTDMAETARRAGSLLLRTISGEIRPVMAFANVPMLPHVMAEGTHQSPNKDLQEMAAGFEDSGAALSASLFVGFSHADIREAGLSAVVVTDGDPAGAQRLLDELLRKAWSERQAFVFAVEPLQASVGRAKTLPAAAEPIFLLDHYDNCASGGTMDTTAVLAEILRQELEDVAFFGIYDPQSVREAIAAGVGARIRLEIGGKLDMPALGRPNPPLSVEGVVKTISIGSFKSLSASNFGVRVVLGPSVVLDTGKVEIVLLSKHVEPTSIDMLGVLGIDPRRKRFVAIKSRVHWRADLGTLAGAIVECAGLGVCTSNYDEISFRNLRRPIYPLDPDTLWPRNA
- a CDS encoding peptide/nickel transport system permease protein; translation: MGGYVGRRILSTIPVMAVVALFVFSLLYIAPGDPAAIIAGDQATPADIERIRAGLGLDRPFLIQFGDWLWRILHGDLGTSIFTNLPVTALIAQRIEPTVSLMLVTMVLAIGIAVPMGVLSAWKAGSWIDRLIMVLAVFGFSVPVFVIAYLLAYVFALQLDWLPVQGYTPIAQGFWPWLRNLILPSVALGAVYIALIARMTRATMLEVLQQDYIKTARAKGISQNGILFVHALKNAAVPIVTVIGLGIAVLIGGAVVTESVFVIPGLGRLTVDSILRRDYPVIQGVVLLFSFAYVIVNLGIDLLYTLLDPRIRY
- a CDS encoding peptide/nickel transport system substrate-binding protein; this translates as MDRRTLLKGLAGAGALATVPRLAAPALAQGANARTLRFVPQANLANFDPIWGTQYVVRNAAVYVWDTLYGVDDKLVPQRQMVESENLSEDGLTWTFKLRSGLKFHDGEPVRAKDVVASLTRWSARDPMGLMLKAIQNELTAVDDKTFTWVLKKPYPKMLFALAKNNAPCGFIMPERIAMTDPYKQITEYVGSGPMRFAKDEWVPGAKAVFTKFADYVPRDEPGSWLAGGKRMLLDRIEWIIMPDAATASAALQNGEVDWWEAPIPDLVPLLKKNKNVNVDIADPLGNIGSFRMNTLYPPFNSVKVRRAILMAMNQEDYMRAIVGSDDNLWKPIPGYFTPGTPLYNEEGGEILKGKRDIEGAKRLLAEGGYKGEPVTCIVAQDQPITKAQGDVTADLLKQLGMNVDFVATDWGTTGTRRAQKTPPGQGGWSMFHTWHAGADCINPAPYTAIRAKGDDAWFGWPNSPEVEADITAWFDAKTLDAEKAAMRKLNKDALDYAVYAPTGFFLSYQAWRKNIEGVVKGPLPFAWGVSKTA
- a CDS encoding peptide/nickel transport system permease protein, whose translation is MSAISDISAVNLPPEAAAAAPELGDLFPPVKRRGAVWGFCVRHPTIAIGGGLLVFMLLIAILAPYLGTVDPTALAPSKRTREPSAVYWFGSDMLGRDIYSRVLFGTRVSLIVGFSVAILASVIGLAIGLVSGYVRWADSIIMRVMDGLMSIPPILLAIALMALTRGSVGNVITAITIAQIPSVSRLVRGVVLSLREQPFIDGAVAAGTRVPMIIIKHILPNTLAPLSVQATYICASAMITEAILSFLGVGTPPIIPSWGNIMAEGRALWQVKFYIVLFPAIFLSLTVLAINILGDGLRDALDPRMAKKI
- a CDS encoding peptide/nickel transport system ATP-binding protein, producing MALLEVENLQTHFRTLDGVNRAVDGVSFHVDDGETLAIVGESGCGKSVTANSILRLVPEPPGKIAGSIRFQGRDLLKLPEHAMRAVRGNDIGMIFQEPMTSLNPVLTIARQLGETLRLHEGLDHKAAEARAIEMLELVGIPEPRRRIGNYPHQLSGGMRQRVMIAMALACNPKLLIADEPTTALDVTIQAQILDLMTDLKRRTGAAIVLITHDLGVVAEVAQRVMVMYAGRKVEEAPVVELFRSPRHPYTRGLIGAVPKLGSSLAGEETRLAEIPGLVPSLKQKIQGCVFAGRCPLVTELCRKVAPALEAKAQNHIAACHHAPIDAVAA